From Tachysurus fulvidraco isolate hzauxx_2018 chromosome 10, HZAU_PFXX_2.0, whole genome shotgun sequence, one genomic window encodes:
- the shisal1b gene encoding protein shisa-like-1a isoform X2 has translation MGEDKKMSVTRCRSFNLSAIIVLLFSSAALSAHFRVCEPYTDHKGRYHFGFHCPRLSDNKTYMFCCHHNNTAFKYCCNDTEFQTIMQVNLTTTLDGFSHNNYTALVGVWIYGFFVMVLLALDFLYYSAINYEVFRVYLEKWGLGGRWLTQARSQWQRPEQEESQGQLSHPGAPAGLSHHQQTHFHSQPRHSLKPEAQSPTHTPHNTSIA, from the exons ATGGGGGAGGACAAAAAGATGAGTGTCACTAGATGTCGGTCCTTCAACCTTTCGGCCATCATCGTGCTCCTGTTTTCCTCAGCAG CTCTCTCGGCTCATTTTCGGGTGTGTGAACCTTACACTGACCACAAAGGCCGGTATCATTTTGGCTTCCACTGTCCCCGTCTGTCAGACAACAAGACCTACATGTTCTGCTGTCACCACAACAACACTGCCTTCAAGTACTGCTGCAATGACACTGAGTTTCAAACCATCATGCAGGTCAACCTCACAACCACTTTGGATGGGTTTTCACACAA TAACTACACAGCACTGGTTGGAGTGTGGATCTATGGCTTTTTCGTCATGGTGCTTCTGGCACTGGACTTCCTCTACTACTCAGCCATAAACTACGAAGTGTTCAGGGTGTACCTGGAGAAGTGGGGGCTCGGGGGTCGCTGGCTGACGCAAGCTCGCAGTCAGTGGCAAAGGCCTGAGCAGGAGGAGAGTCAGGGGCAGCTTTCTCATCCTGGAGCTCCAGCAGGATTATCACACCACCAACAAACACACTTTCACTCCCAGCCCAGACACAGCCTGAAGCCAGAGGCCCAgagtccaacacacacaccacacaacacatcaaTCGCCTG
- the shisal1b gene encoding protein shisa-like-1a isoform X1 produces MGEDKKMSVTRCRSFNLSAIIVLLFSSAALSAHFRVCEPYTDHKGRYHFGFHCPRLSDNKTYMFCCHHNNTAFKYCCNDTEFQTIMQVNLTTTLDGFSHNNYTALVGVWIYGFFVMVLLALDFLYYSAINYEVFRVYLEKWGLGGRWLTQARSQWQRPEQEESQGQLSHPGAPAGLSHHQQTHFHSQPRHSLKPEAQSPTHTPHNTSIAW; encoded by the exons ATGGGGGAGGACAAAAAGATGAGTGTCACTAGATGTCGGTCCTTCAACCTTTCGGCCATCATCGTGCTCCTGTTTTCCTCAGCAG CTCTCTCGGCTCATTTTCGGGTGTGTGAACCTTACACTGACCACAAAGGCCGGTATCATTTTGGCTTCCACTGTCCCCGTCTGTCAGACAACAAGACCTACATGTTCTGCTGTCACCACAACAACACTGCCTTCAAGTACTGCTGCAATGACACTGAGTTTCAAACCATCATGCAGGTCAACCTCACAACCACTTTGGATGGGTTTTCACACAA TAACTACACAGCACTGGTTGGAGTGTGGATCTATGGCTTTTTCGTCATGGTGCTTCTGGCACTGGACTTCCTCTACTACTCAGCCATAAACTACGAAGTGTTCAGGGTGTACCTGGAGAAGTGGGGGCTCGGGGGTCGCTGGCTGACGCAAGCTCGCAGTCAGTGGCAAAGGCCTGAGCAGGAGGAGAGTCAGGGGCAGCTTTCTCATCCTGGAGCTCCAGCAGGATTATCACACCACCAACAAACACACTTTCACTCCCAGCCCAGACACAGCCTGAAGCCAGAGGCCCAgagtccaacacacacaccacacaacacatcaaTCGCCTGGTGA